In a single window of the Paenibacillus sp. MMS20-IR301 genome:
- a CDS encoding sigma-70 family RNA polymerase sigma factor: MENLWEGERVRVLNEQEQQFISRVLEQKNILYSIAYSYLRSEADALEMLQETTYRAWVKRASLKDTDRFAPWVTRILINCCKDELKRRKRQASPVPAQAGGGLQEMTSDRKLDMERALEGVKPKYRQVLVLKYYRDMTLTEIAEVLGKPEGTVKTWLNKGLKQLRDKMRIRGGVYNDHE; encoded by the coding sequence ATGGAGAATCTTTGGGAAGGTGAGCGCGTGCGGGTGCTGAATGAACAGGAGCAGCAGTTTATCAGCCGGGTACTGGAGCAGAAAAATATACTGTACAGCATTGCTTACAGCTATCTGCGCAGTGAGGCGGATGCGCTGGAAATGCTGCAGGAAACTACATACCGGGCATGGGTTAAGCGCGCCAGCCTGAAGGATACTGACCGGTTCGCCCCATGGGTGACCCGGATTCTGATCAACTGCTGCAAGGATGAATTAAAGCGGAGGAAACGCCAGGCATCTCCAGTGCCGGCTCAGGCCGGCGGCGGTCTGCAGGAGATGACAAGTGACCGCAAGCTGGATATGGAGCGGGCGCTGGAAGGGGTCAAGCCGAAATACCGCCAGGTGCTTGTACTGAAGTATTACCGCGATATGACACTAACTGAGATTGCAGAAGTACTCGGCAAGCCGGAAGGGACAGTTAAGACCTGGCTGAATAAGGGGCTTAAGCAGCTGCGTGACAAAATGAGAATTAGAGGAGGAGTGTACAATGACCACGAGTGA
- a CDS encoding glucose PTS transporter subunit IIA — MNWLGSLQQLGRAIMLPTMVLPAAAILLSLGSLPWSAWGLSSVSEVTTYAGQGIFYFMPYLFAVGVAWGLSNQAGPAGLAALAGMFTYDRIVSNMGDGAVQPATLIGIILGIVAGVAHNRFKNIKLPEAIQFFGGSRFVLLFMGLFSALFAWVMLGVSPLLQELLNDLFRVVQNTGGYGVFIYGVLYRVLTAFGLHHILNNVFWFQLGSFTTTDGSAVVQGDLPRFFAGDPTAGIFMAGLFPIMMFALPAIAFAIIQEAREDLKPKIKKTFLRAALVCFLTGVSEQIEFAFLFASPYLFAVHVVMSGLAMVLTYSLGIHHGFSYSAGAIDFFLNMHLSQRAWLLIPIGIGYAIVYYNLFRWAIRRFQIPTPGREEGSELGDWAGNIPYQAPLILEALGGKENIVQVQACITRLRLTVHNDRFIDTGALKGLGSAGIIKLGGGNVQVVFGTYSELIREEIDKLMLRDLPQVLFSAPIQGRMMPIEEVPDHIFAAKLVGDGVAFFPEKGELVSPVFGKVMHIYPTKHAIGIATPEGLEVLMHIGIDTSQLKGPFEAFVGEGDSVEPGQLLVKFDLAYLREHAASLATPMVITNPDRVKSWSYAPFKNVKKGQTSVMSVVLHESNVGGIEA, encoded by the coding sequence TTGAATTGGCTCGGATCTTTGCAGCAGTTGGGCAGAGCCATTATGCTTCCTACCATGGTGCTTCCGGCGGCGGCCATTCTGCTGAGTTTGGGCAGCTTACCGTGGTCTGCATGGGGACTTTCTTCGGTATCCGAAGTGACGACATACGCGGGGCAAGGAATATTCTATTTCATGCCTTATTTGTTTGCTGTCGGTGTGGCATGGGGATTGTCCAATCAGGCCGGTCCGGCGGGACTTGCGGCGCTCGCAGGAATGTTCACTTATGACCGGATTGTTTCCAACATGGGAGACGGGGCTGTTCAGCCTGCAACACTAATTGGGATTATACTCGGAATTGTAGCCGGAGTGGCGCATAACCGGTTCAAAAATATCAAACTGCCGGAGGCGATCCAGTTTTTTGGAGGGTCGCGTTTTGTTCTGCTTTTCATGGGACTATTCTCGGCCCTGTTTGCCTGGGTGATGCTCGGGGTATCACCGCTGCTGCAGGAGCTGCTGAATGACCTGTTTAGGGTCGTGCAGAATACCGGAGGGTATGGAGTCTTTATATACGGCGTGCTGTACAGGGTGCTGACGGCCTTCGGCCTGCACCATATTCTGAATAATGTATTCTGGTTTCAGCTGGGCTCCTTCACGACGACTGACGGCAGTGCGGTCGTGCAGGGGGATTTGCCGCGCTTTTTTGCCGGTGATCCTACAGCGGGGATCTTCATGGCCGGGCTGTTCCCGATCATGATGTTTGCCCTGCCGGCCATCGCCTTTGCCATTATCCAGGAAGCGCGCGAGGATTTAAAGCCTAAGATCAAGAAGACTTTTTTGCGTGCCGCTCTGGTCTGCTTCCTGACCGGAGTGTCGGAGCAGATTGAATTCGCCTTCCTGTTTGCTTCGCCCTACTTGTTCGCTGTGCATGTAGTCATGTCAGGTCTGGCGATGGTACTGACGTACTCGCTGGGTATTCACCACGGCTTCTCCTATTCGGCAGGCGCGATTGATTTCTTCCTCAATATGCATCTGTCCCAGCGGGCCTGGCTGCTGATTCCGATCGGGATCGGCTATGCAATAGTCTATTATAATCTGTTCCGCTGGGCGATCCGGAGGTTCCAGATTCCTACACCGGGCCGTGAAGAAGGCTCCGAGCTCGGCGACTGGGCGGGCAATATCCCTTACCAGGCTCCGCTGATTCTGGAGGCGCTGGGCGGCAAGGAGAATATTGTGCAGGTCCAGGCATGTATCACCCGGCTAAGATTAACTGTGCATAATGACAGGTTTATTGATACAGGAGCGCTGAAAGGGCTGGGCTCCGCAGGCATTATCAAGCTGGGCGGCGGCAATGTGCAGGTGGTCTTCGGCACCTATTCGGAGCTGATCCGCGAAGAGATTGACAAACTGATGCTGCGCGATCTGCCGCAGGTGCTGTTCAGCGCGCCGATCCAGGGCCGGATGATGCCGATTGAGGAAGTGCCGGATCATATTTTTGCCGCGAAGCTGGTGGGGGACGGAGTGGCCTTTTTCCCGGAAAAAGGGGAGCTGGTCTCGCCTGTCTTCGGCAAGGTGATGCATATCTACCCTACCAAGCACGCTATTGGCATTGCCACGCCTGAAGGGCTGGAGGTGCTCATGCATATCGGGATCGACACTTCGCAGCTTAAAGGGCCGTTTGAGGCGTTTGTAGGGGAAGGGGACAGTGTGGAGCCGGGACAGCTGCTGGTCAAATTTGACCTGGCCTACCTGCGCGAGCATGCCGCTTCACTGGCTACGCCGATGGTCATTACCAATCCGGACCGGGTAAAATCCTGGAGCTATGCTCCGTTTAAGAATGTTAAAAAGGGGCAGACATCCGTTATGTCCGTGGTATTACATGAAAGCAATGTTGGAGGGATCGAAGCATGA
- the ptsP gene encoding phosphoenolpyruvate--protein phosphotransferase, whose product MIQGIGAAAGVAIGKAFVLPNWEWSLPDTQVNPVDLAKEFERLYEGIRTSKDEIEFIKREFREVVGPEESSIFDAHLAILDDPVFMSEIRGIIERQYKAAEVAVKEAIDHFVAMFDLLDDEYMKERAVDIKDVGNRLLKHLLGAPEVTLPSDTQPYILVAKELSPSQLAHLNPAYVLGIVTMMGGKTSHSSIMARALGIPLVAGLENKILTPIQTGDMLVLDGDTGAVMLHPDESTLRDFSARRAKQLKKREQLELLATVEAVTKDGVQLRLAGNISSVKELNMALKYGAQGVGLFRTEFLYMDRSSFPTEEEQFEVYKLVAEKVGSESVVIRTLDIGGDKHLDYFQLPEEQNPFLGYRAIRISLDRKDMFKTQITAILRASHYGNVKMMFPMISSVEEVQAAKAVLSEVKKELDSRGVPYDRKMPVGIMIEVPAAVMVADLLAEEVDFFSIGTNDLVQYVLAVDRMNEQIAHMYHPYHPAVLRMIKMTVDAAHRTGIDVSVCGEMAADERSLPLWLELGIGVLSMSPQALLKVKHRTLNTLASEAREIAKICFRNRTSSENEEQLGAFVGRSGIAMGAGGDPKEKTS is encoded by the coding sequence ATGATACAAGGCATAGGCGCTGCAGCAGGTGTTGCCATCGGGAAGGCCTTTGTCTTGCCGAACTGGGAATGGAGCCTGCCGGACACCCAGGTGAATCCGGTGGATCTGGCGAAGGAGTTCGAACGGCTGTATGAAGGAATCCGTACCTCTAAGGATGAGATCGAGTTTATCAAAAGAGAATTCCGGGAGGTTGTCGGTCCGGAGGAATCGAGCATTTTCGACGCCCATCTGGCTATTCTTGATGATCCTGTGTTCATGAGCGAGATCCGGGGGATTATCGAACGCCAGTATAAGGCGGCTGAGGTGGCGGTTAAGGAAGCCATTGACCATTTTGTGGCGATGTTCGATCTGCTGGATGACGAATATATGAAGGAGCGGGCGGTCGATATCAAGGATGTCGGCAACCGTCTGCTGAAGCATCTGCTGGGCGCGCCGGAGGTCACTCTGCCGTCTGATACCCAGCCTTACATTCTGGTGGCGAAAGAGCTGTCGCCCTCCCAGCTTGCCCATTTGAATCCGGCGTATGTGCTGGGAATCGTCACAATGATGGGCGGTAAAACCTCGCATTCCTCCATCATGGCCCGGGCGCTCGGAATTCCGCTTGTTGCCGGACTGGAAAACAAAATCCTGACCCCGATTCAAACGGGGGACATGCTGGTGCTGGACGGAGACACCGGGGCAGTTATGCTGCACCCGGATGAATCGACGCTGCGCGACTTCAGCGCTAGGCGTGCGAAGCAGCTTAAGAAGCGCGAGCAGCTGGAGCTGCTGGCTACGGTTGAGGCAGTTACCAAAGACGGCGTGCAGCTGCGGCTTGCCGGCAATATCAGCTCCGTGAAAGAGCTGAACATGGCCCTGAAGTATGGAGCGCAAGGGGTGGGGCTATTCCGTACTGAATTCCTGTACATGGACCGGAGCTCCTTCCCGACGGAAGAAGAGCAGTTTGAGGTCTATAAGCTGGTCGCGGAAAAAGTCGGCAGCGAATCGGTAGTCATCCGCACGCTGGACATCGGGGGAGACAAGCACCTGGATTACTTCCAGCTGCCGGAGGAGCAGAATCCGTTCCTGGGGTACCGGGCTATCCGGATCAGCCTGGACCGCAAGGATATGTTCAAGACGCAGATAACCGCAATTCTGCGGGCCAGCCATTACGGCAACGTCAAAATGATGTTCCCGATGATTTCCTCCGTTGAAGAGGTACAGGCGGCCAAAGCGGTGCTGAGCGAGGTGAAGAAAGAGCTGGACAGCCGTGGAGTCCCGTATGACCGCAAGATGCCGGTAGGGATCATGATCGAGGTTCCGGCTGCGGTTATGGTTGCTGATCTGCTGGCGGAGGAAGTCGATTTCTTCAGCATCGGCACCAACGATCTGGTGCAGTATGTGCTGGCGGTGGACCGGATGAATGAGCAGATTGCCCACATGTACCATCCCTACCATCCCGCAGTACTGCGGATGATTAAGATGACTGTAGATGCAGCGCACCGCACAGGTATTGATGTCAGTGTCTGCGGTGAGATGGCAGCCGATGAGCGCTCACTGCCGCTCTGGCTGGAGCTGGGTATCGGGGTGCTGAGCATGTCGCCGCAGGCTCTTCTGAAGGTGAAGCACCGGACACTGAATACGCTGGCTTCGGAGGCCAGGGAGATTGCCAAGATCTGCTTCCGTAACCGCACCAGCTCGGAGAACGAGGAGCAGCTGGGGGCGTTTGTCGGGCGGAGCGGAATTGCCATGGGCGCTGGCGGAGATCCTAAAGAGAAGACGTCCTGA
- a CDS encoding DUF4179 domain-containing protein, producing MTTSEEALLKKYYHSLSAEAEEVAELKLNAAIRGGISRSRKYHLSPGKRYGLGIAAVLAMLLLFSLPWASEALKPGGKAQGSQAAAQNMDWIKPYSSIAGGDSTVTTAFEAGLIKQLSGATAEKDGYVLTVDGIAADRMGIILLYTLENKNEKALDYTFSVTDSKDAPLGLGQISGSSLNSKKTGIQRGYQIMQWNINYSKLPEQIRMKASVIAAEPAGEIEEGILQYENATEISVPVTLDLNSIAKSGETLAMNETVTVAGQDITIGDVYIAASGIYVETDYSAQNSMEIFSLDRPSILLGSGNDYTGLYSKSTRTVEGRQFLVFPGSDISSGSMKLKFDGIIGMEKSAQEFIVDTVKGQIIKGPDGRLRLASATEANRIVLDYYRVSNRSAADTVNVILDQTFKDGAGNLHDTAKRSFTVLPADPANANEKLPPYQYTYNLGTAKLQQPLTFKIISYPNQIKAKAELILRK from the coding sequence ATGACCACGAGTGAGGAAGCATTGCTGAAGAAATATTATCACAGTCTGTCAGCGGAAGCGGAGGAAGTGGCGGAGCTCAAGCTGAATGCAGCCATTCGCGGCGGTATTTCACGTTCCCGCAAATATCATCTGTCACCGGGGAAACGTTATGGCCTGGGGATTGCAGCTGTGCTGGCTATGCTGCTCCTGTTCTCGCTGCCGTGGGCAAGTGAAGCCCTGAAGCCAGGTGGCAAAGCACAGGGCTCGCAGGCAGCCGCGCAAAATATGGACTGGATCAAGCCTTACAGCAGCATTGCCGGAGGTGATTCTACAGTGACTACTGCATTCGAGGCGGGGCTCATTAAGCAGCTAAGCGGCGCAACGGCAGAGAAGGATGGTTATGTTCTGACTGTCGATGGGATCGCTGCGGACCGGATGGGGATTATTCTGCTCTACACGCTGGAGAACAAGAATGAGAAGGCGCTGGATTACACCTTTTCGGTGACTGACAGCAAGGATGCGCCATTAGGGCTGGGACAAATATCCGGCAGCAGCCTAAATAGCAAAAAAACAGGAATACAGCGCGGTTATCAAATCATGCAGTGGAACATCAATTATTCGAAGCTGCCAGAGCAAATTAGGATGAAGGCTTCTGTGATTGCCGCGGAACCGGCCGGTGAGATCGAAGAGGGCATATTGCAGTATGAGAACGCAACAGAAATTTCTGTGCCGGTTACACTTGATCTTAATTCCATTGCGAAGTCGGGAGAAACGCTGGCTATGAATGAAACGGTAACAGTAGCCGGACAGGACATCACGATCGGGGATGTGTATATAGCTGCATCAGGAATCTACGTGGAAACTGATTACAGTGCACAGAACTCCATGGAAATATTCAGTCTGGATCGACCGTCTATTCTGCTTGGCAGCGGCAACGATTACACCGGGCTGTACTCGAAATCAACGCGGACTGTAGAGGGCAGACAGTTTCTTGTGTTCCCCGGCAGTGATATATCTTCGGGGAGCATGAAGCTGAAATTTGACGGGATTATTGGAATGGAGAAATCTGCCCAGGAGTTTATCGTAGATACAGTTAAAGGACAGATTATCAAAGGGCCGGACGGCCGCTTGCGTCTAGCATCTGCGACAGAGGCTAACCGTATTGTTCTGGACTACTATAGAGTAAGCAATAGAAGTGCTGCAGACACTGTAAATGTAATTCTGGATCAGACATTCAAGGATGGGGCAGGCAATTTACATGACACGGCTAAGAGGAGCTTCACGGTGCTGCCGGCTGATCCCGCTAATGCCAATGAGAAGCTTCCGCCATACCAGTATACTTACAATCTGGGAACGGCTAAGCTGCAGCAGCCCCTGACTTTCAAAATCATCAGTTACCCGAATCAGATTAAAGCGAAGGCTGAGCTAATATTGCGAAAATAA